In Fusobacterium sp. FSA-380-WT-3A, the DNA window CAACAGCTGTAGGCATTCCACCAATACCTAATTGAATACAACAACCATCTTGTAACTCTTCAACTATTAATTTTGCAACAGCATTATCTACATCTGTAGCTTCTCCTGGTCCTGGTAATATTGAAACATTAGGATTATCTCCTTCTACTATCATATCAACTTGTGATATATGAATTGCATGCTCATATCCACCATGACAAACTGGTAAATTTTTATTTACTTCCACTATAACAACTTTAGCAGTTTCACAAACTGCCATTGAATGGCTTGGACTTACACTAAAGTTAAAATATCCAAATTTATCCATTGGAGCAACTTGTAATATTGCAACATCTATTTTTTGGAATCCTTGTCTATAGAATCCTGGTACTTCAGAATATCTAATTGGAGAATAAAAAGCTTTTCCTTCTCCTACTCTTCTTCTTTCAATTCCACTTGCGTGCCAAGTATTCCATGTAAAATGATTTTCTCCACCTTCAACCTTAAATATTTCAGGTTGTTTTAATAAAACTCCTCCAAAAATATTTACATCTTCTACTTCCATTATTCTTTTAGCAAAAGCTCTATCTACTGCATCTGTAGTTGTTCCACACCAACCATAATCTACAAAATCTCCAGATTTTATAACTTTTGCTGCTTCTTCAGCTGATACTAATTTACTTTTATATTCATTTTCAAAACTTGGTAACAAAGTAATGCCCCCCTTTTTATCTTTGATATTTTTATTTTATCACAAAAGACTTAACAATACAAGTAGACATATTTCACTTATTAAAAATGTTCTTCTAGTTTTTTTCTAAACTCTTGTGAATTTAATGGTATTTCAATTTCTTTCTTTTCCCAAGAAGAAAGATAAGCACCATTTATTATATATAAAGATTTTAAAGCATCTTTTGGGGTACATAATATTTTTTTATTATTTTCTAAAGCTTCTATAAAATTATTTACAATTCCTGCCTGTTGAATTCTATTATCACTATCATCAAAATATAGTTTAGTTTCTGTATAAGGAATTTTTCCAAATAATTCTTTTGTAGTTTTAGAATATTCTCTTTCATCTATTTCTAATTTTTTAAAAATTAATTCAGAATCATTATTTAAAATTATCTGTCCTTTACTTCCACTTATCTCCAATCTATTTGTTCCTGGAAATTCTCTAGAAGAGGCTATAAATTGTCCTGTAGCACCATTTTCAAATTCTAATTGAATTATTACATCATTTTCTACTTCTATATTTCTTTCTTTTCCACAATAACAAAATCCATTAACTTTGACAATATTTGGTGATATCCAAACTAATAAATCCAATTGATGAGAAGCTTGTGTCATTAAAAGTCCTCCCCCTTCTCCTTTATAACTTCCTCTCCAAGAACCAGAGTCATGATAAGCCTGTGTTCTATAAAGATTAGTTATAATCCAACAAACTCTTTTAATTTCTCCTACTTCTCCATTTTCTATTAATTCTTTTATTTTATTAAATGCTTTACTTGTTCTTCTACAATAAAGAACTCCACTTTTTATATTTTCTTTTTTATCTAATAATTTTATAAGTGTTTCAACCTCATCAGAATACACTCCAATAGGTTTTTCTATTAATGGATGAATATTTTTTTCTACTGCTTTTATTGCCATGTTAGGATGTAAAAAATGTGGAGTACAAATCATTACCATATCTATTAAACCACTATCTAACATTTTTTCATAATCTGTAAATAAAGTAACATTCTCAAGAGAATATTTCTCACATATATTTTTCATATGCACTTCATTCCTACTTGAAAAAGCGGCTATTTTACAATTTGTTATTTTATTTTCAACTATTAATTTTATGTATTCCTCTGCTATTGACCCTATTCCTGCTATTCCTATTCTAACCATAGTTTTCCTTTCATATTTTTAACTCAGATTAAATATTTTTACATTATAACATATTTTTATCTCTAAATAAAAATTTTATTTTAATTTTTTTTACTTATTATATTTAATCTAAATTTCTATTATTAAATATTTTATGTTATACTATATTATAATAATAAGTTATAGAGGTGAATTTTTTATGCTAAAAACTAAAACTATTGTCCTTGATAATAAGGAAAATATTGTTTACAGAGAATATGGAACTGGTAATGAAATATTAATCTTCATTCATGGAAACATTTGTTCTGGAATATTTTTTGAGCCTTTTTTAAATTATTTTAACAAAAATAAATATAGAATCTTAATACCTGATTTAAGAGGTTTTGGAGAAAGTAGTTATTTAACTAAAATTAATAGTATTTCTGATTTTTCAGATGATTTAAATGATTTTTTTTCTAAATTAAATATAAATAATTTTACTTTACTTGGCTGGTCAGCTGGTGGACCTATATGTATGAATTATTCTGCCTCTTATCCTATGAAAGTTAAAAGTTTAATACTCATTAATAGTGTTGGAGTTAATGGTTATCCTATGTATGATGAAAATGGAAAAAAATATATATCAGTTAAAGAAATTAGTCAAGAAAAATCTCAAGTTCTACCTGTTCTAAATGCTATTAAAAATCAAGATAAATTATTTATAAAAAATTTATGGAATAATGTAATATATATTTATAAAAAACCTAATTGTCAACAATCTGAAATAGAAGCCTTAGCTTCTTTAAAACAAAGAAATCTTCCAGAAGTATATCTTGCTTTATCTAATTTTAATATGACTTCTACCTTATTTCCTAATATTCCATCTTTAATTATATTTGGAGATAGTGATTCTATCATTAAAAAAGAAGATATTTTTCTTACTGCTAAATATCTAAATACAGATTATATAATAAAAATTTTAAATTGTGGCCATTCTCCTTTTCTAGATTCTCCTAATGAACTTTTTAAATATATAGATAATTTTATTAATAAATTTTAAATAAAAAATTATTGTTTTATATCTAATAAAAAAAGAAGTTATAATATTTCAATAACTTCTTTTTTATTCTTTACTTATCTAATAAATATAATTCTATAATATTAACCATATGGTCTCTTAATCTTCTGTAATAGTTTAACATATCCATATAACCAATACTTTGTGATACAGAAATTCCTAATTTAGAAACATTTTGTAAATGTACATCCCTTGATTTTCTAAACTCTTTTAAAATTTCATTTGCTTTTTCATTAGCAATAGCAAATTTAGTTTTATTTTTAGATATATATCCTTCATTTATTAAATTATATAGCTCTACTATTCCTTTATTTAAAGTTTTTAACCTAATTCTTTCATTTTCTGTAAGCTTTATTTCTGAATCAGCAAATCTATTTAAAACTTTACCAATTCTTACTCCATAGTCACTTATAGTTTCATATTCATCACAAATTTCTATATTCTTTCTAGTGTCATCTTTCATTTCATCATTTATTTCAGAAGTTAATACTAGATAGTTAATATCAGTTATCTCTTTTTGATATAAATCCATTCTCTCTTCAATAACTTGTAATTTTTCTAATTTTTCTTCTGATAAAAATCTTTGTTTATTAGTATCAAAGAAATCTGTTAATATTTTTAACATCTCATTTATTTCAGAATGCATATTTAAAACTTCTTGTCTAGATTGATCTATAACAACTGATGGAGTTTTTAACATTAATTTATCTAATTGAGTTACTTTCTTTTCTACATCTCCACCATCATCTTTAACTATCTTACATAGAAACTTAGCTAACTGTCCAATAAATGGGGTAAATAATATAACGTTTATTACATTAAACATTGTATGAGCTGTTGCAATTCCCAATGTTAAATTAGAATTAGGATTTACTAAAAAGTCTAAGAATCTTAAATAATAAGGAAATATAGTAATAGCCCAACAAACACCTACTATATTAATTATAGAATGGGCATAAGCTGCTCTTTTTGCATTAGAATTAGCACTAAGAGAAGCTAAAAAAGCTGTAATAGTTGTTCCTACATTTTCTCCTAATACTAATGCTACAGCTGTTGGATAATTTATTAAACCTTGAACAGCTAAAGTAATAGTTATCCCTAAAGTTGCTGATGATGATTGAACTATTGCTGTTATTAAAGCTCCTACTATAGCTGCCTTAAAAGCTCCAAAATATGAATCAGCATTAAATAAACTAAATAAACTTACAAATTCTGGCATACTTCTAATTGGTTTTAATCCATTACTCATTAACTCCAATCCAAAGAAAATTAACCCTAATCCCATTATTGTTAAAGCTCTTGTTTTCCATTTTTCACTTTTAGAAAACATATGAAATATAGCTGCTGCTCCAGCCATTGGTAGTCCATATTTTCCAATATTTAAAACAAGAATCCACCCTGTAATAGTAGTACCTATATTAGCTCCCAAAATTAACCCTAAAGCTTGTTGTAATGTTAATAAAGAAGCATTAACAAATCCTATTGCCATTACAGTACTTACTGATGATGATTGAACAAGCATTGTTACAAACATACCAACAGCTACAGCCAAAAATCTATTGGTTGTTAAAACTGTTAATATTTTTTTTAGCTTTTTACCAGCAATTTTTTGCATTCCACTAGACATATTATCCATTCCATATAGAAATAGACCAAGTCCACCTACAACTTTCATTACAATTTCTAAATACATTTTTCCTCCCAAGTTATTTTTTTGTATTTATTTTAATTTTTATTAGAAATGATATTATATGATTAATTTTTTATTTTATCCTTTTAACTCTTTTATATTTTCTAAAATTTTATCATATTTATCTTGATATTCTTTTTGAATTCTTCTATCTCTTTCTAAAATATGTGCAGGTGCTTTTGATGTAAATTTCTCATTTGATAATTTAGCATTTATTTTCTCTAATTCTTTAGAAACTTTTTCTAATTGAGCTTCTAGTTTTTTAACCTCAGCCTCAATATCTAAAAGTCCTGTAAGTACCATATAAACTTCTGAATCTTTTGCTACTCTAAATCCACTTTGAGTAGGTTTTTCTATATCTTTTCCATATACAATTTCTTCTAAATTACAAAGTTTTGTTATAAATTTATAATTTTCTTTTATTATATTTAATTCATTTTCATTTGATGTTTTTATAACAACTTTAGCAAATTTAGCTGGTGAAATTCCTGCTTCTGCTCTTATATTTCTTAATGAAGATACTATTTCTTGAATATATTCAAAAGCTTTATCTACATTTTCATCAACTAATTTATCATCACATACTGGATATTTTTCTAACATAACAGTTTCTCCAGATGTTTTTATTATTTGCCAAATTTCTTCTGTTAAGAATGGCATAAATGGATGTAATAATCTCATTCCAGCTTCTAATATTGTCCATAATACATATTGAGCTGTTGTTTTAGAATCTTCATCTTCAGAATTATATAATCTTATTTTAGCTAATTCAACATACCAGTCACAGAAATCTCCTCTTAAGAATTCATATACTGATTTTGCTGCTTCATCTAATTGGAATTTATCTAATTCTATTGCTACATTTCTACTTGTTTCATTTAATCTTGAGAATATCCACTTATCAACTAATTCATATTTTAATTTAGATTTATCCACTTTTGTTACATCAAATCCATCTAAATTCATTATAACAAATCTTGATACATTCCAAATTTTATTAGCAAAGTTTCTTCCCATCTCTAATAATTTTTCAGAGAAATGAACGTCTTGTCCTTGAGATGTATTATAAAGCATTGTAAATCTTATAGCATCAGCTCCGTATTTTTCTATTAAATCTAATGGGTCTGGTGAATTTCCTAAAGATTTAGACATTTTTCTTCCAATTTCATCTCTAACTATTCCATGTAAATATACATTGTGGAATGGTTTATCTCCTTGAGTATATTCTCCAAACATTATCATTCTAGCAACCCAGAAGAATAATATATCTGCCCCTGTTACTAGAGTTGATGTTGGATAGAACATCTCTAATTCTTTTGTTTTTTCTGGCCAACCTAAAGTTGAGAAAGGCCATAATGCTGATGAGAACCATGTATCTAAAACATCTTTTTCTTGTTCTAATACAACTTCTTTTCCATAAAACTCTTTTGCTTGAGCATAAGCTTCTTCTTCTGTATGAGCTACAAATATTTTTTTATCTGGTCCATACCAAGCTGGTATTCTATGTCCCCACCAAATTTGTCTAGAGATACACCAATCTCTAATATTTTCTAACCAGTTGTAGTAAACTTTTTCCCATCTCTTAGGCATAATTTTTACTTCACCATTTCTTACAACTTCAAGAGCTTTTTCAGCTAATGGTTTCATTTTTACAAACCATTGATTTGATACTCTAGGTTCTATAGCTGTATGACATCTATAACAAGTTCCTACATTATGAGAATATGGTTCAAATTTTACTAAGTAACCTTGCTCTTTTAAATCTTCTCCAATAACTTTTCTTGCTTCAAATCTATCTAATCCAGAATATTTTCCATATCCTTCTATTATTTTTGCATCATTAGTAAATACATTAATTATTGGTAAATTAAATTTATTTCCTATTGCAAAGTCATTAGGGTCATGAGCTGGAGTTATTTTTAAAGCTCCTGTTCCAAATTCCATATCAACATATTTATCAGCAATGATTTCAATTTCTCTTCCCACTAATGGAAGGATTGCTTTTTTTCCAACAAATTTTTTATATCTTTCATCATCAGGATGAACAGCAATAGCAACGTCTCCAAGCATTGTTTCTGGTCTAGTTGTAGCAACTATTAAATATTCATCAGTATCTTTTATTGGATATTTAATATGCCAGAATCCACCAGCTTGGTCTTCAAATTCTACCTCATCATCAGCTAAAGCTGTACCACATCTTGGACACCAATTTACCATATATTCACCCTGATAAATTAGTCCATCATTATATAATTTTACAAATATATCTCTTACAGCTTTAGAAAGTCCCTCATCCATTGTAAATCTTTCTCTGTCCCAATCAAGTGAAGCTCCTAATTTTCTTAATTGAGAAGTTATTATTCCTCCATGTTTTTCTTTCCATCTCCATGTTTCTTCAATGAATTTCTCTCTTCCTAAATCTTCTTTTTTTAATCCCTCTTCAGCTAATTTCTTTTCAACTTTATTTTGAGTAGCTATTCCTGCATGGTCCATTCCAGGCATCCATAAAGTATTGAATCCTGACATTCTCTTATATCTTATTAAAGTGTCTTGAATACTATTATTTAAGATATGTCCCATGTGTAATATTCCTGTTACATTTGGTGGAGGAATCATTATTGAATAACTTTCTTTTCCTTCATCCATTGTAGCTGCAAAATATTTTGATTCTTCCCAGTGTTTATACCATTTTTTCTCTATTTCACTAGGAGAATATATTTTTTCTAACTCCTTCATTGAAACTTTGCCTCCTATATTTTAAAATTTTAATTTATTTATTCTTTTGTAGTTTCTTCTTCTGTATGTGGATTATATTCTTCTATAATTTCACCAATAAAATCTAATATTTCTTGTTTTCCACTATTTTTTAATGAAGAATGGAAAAATACATCTTCATTTGAAAATTCTAATTTTGTTCTAATATCTTTAAGACATTTAAATTTTTCATTATTAGATACCTTATCCATTTTAGTAAAAATGATTTTATAAGGGATATTGAAGTGTTCTAGCCACTCCAACATCTCTATATCTTCACCACTAGGTACTCTTCTTATATCTAAAAGCACAAAAACAAGTTTTTTTCTATTACTTGCTAAATATCTTTCCATTGTTTGTCCCCATTCAGCCTTCATAGCTTTTGGAACTTTTGCAAAACCATAACCAGGTAAATCTACAAAAAACACATCTCTATTAATTAAAAAATAATTTATAAGTTGTGTTCTTCCTGGAGTTTTACTTGTTCTAGCAAGTTTATTTCTTCCAGTTATACTGTTTATTAAAGAAGATTTTCCTACATTTGACCTACCTACAAAGGCAAACTCTATATTTCCAATCTCTTCTGGATAATCTTTTTCATATACAGCTGACTTTACAAATTCTGCTTGTTTAATTATCATCTTTTCTCCTATAATAATCACTAGTTTTGTTTAAAAACTAACTTCTCAACATCATCATAAGTTTTAGCATAATGAATTGTAATATCTTTTTTGACTTCTGCTGGAATTTCATCAGCATCCACTCTATTGTCTTCTGGTAATATTACTTCTCTTATGCCAGCTCTATAAGCCCCTATAACTTTTTCCTTAACTCCTCCTATAGCTAACACTTCTCCTGTTATAGTAATTTCTCCTGTCATAGCTATATCTTGTCTTATTTCTCTACCTGTTAAAACTGATAATATTGCTGTAGTAATAGTAATCCCTGCTGATGGTCCATCTTTTGGAGTAGCTCCTTCTGGGAAATGTAAATGAATATTTTTATTTTCTAAGAAATCTTTTTCATCAATATTATATTTTTTAAAATTAGATTTTACATAAGTAAATGCAACTTCTCCAGATTCTTTCATTACATTTCCTAAAGTTCCTGTTAAACTTAATTGTCCTTTTCCAGGTATTAATACTCCTTGAACCTCTAATGTAACTCCACCTACTGAAGTCCAAGCAAGTCCATTAACTATTCCTACTTTATACTCTTTTTCTTTTAATTTTTCAGGTCTAAATTTAGGTTTTCCTAAATATTTTTCAAGATTATTTATATTAATAGTTAATTTATCAATTTTTTCTTTAACTACTTTTCTAGCAATTTTTCTATATAATGAGTTTATTTCTCTTTTTAAATTTCTTACTCCAGCTTCTCTTGTATATTCATTTATAATTTTTAATATAACTTTATCTGAAATAGAAATTTTTATATCTTTTAATCCATTTTCTTCTTGAATTTGTTTAATTAAATATTTTTGAGCTATATGTAATTTTTCATATTCTGTATATGAAGAAAGATGAATTATCTCCATTCTATCAATTAATGGACCAGGTATATTTCTTAAATCATTAGCTGTTCCTAAGAAAAATACTTCTGATAAATCAAATGGCACATCTACATAGTGGTCTTCAAAATGGATATTTTGCTCAGGGTCTAATACCTCTAACATTGCTGAAGCTGGGTCTCCTTTAAAATCACTTGCCATTTTATCTAGCTCATCTAATAAAATAAATGGATTTTTAGTTCCAGCTAATTTCATAGCTTTCATTATTCTTCCTGGCATAGAACCAATATATGTTCTTCTATGCCCTCTTATTTCAGCTTCATCTCTAACTCCACCTAAAGAAACCCTTACAAATTTTCTTCCCATAGCTTCAGCTATTGATTTAGCTATTGATGTTTTTCCTACTCCTGGAGGTCCAACAAGACAAATTATTGTTCCTCTCATTTTTGGATTTAATTGTTTTACAGCTAAATAATCTAGTATTCTATCTTTTACTTCTTTTAAACCATAGTGGTCTCTATCTAATATTTCAGCAGCTTTTTCTATATCTAAAATATCTTTTGTCATTTTTTTCCATGGTAAATCTAAAAGAACATCTATATAGTTTCTTGAAACAGAAGCTTCAGCTGAAAAAGCTGGCATTTTACTCATTTTCTTTAATTCTTCATCAATTTTTTTCTTTACTTCAGCTGGTAATTTAGCCTTTTCAATTTTTTCTTTTAAATCAGAATTTTCTTCTTCTGGAGTATAATCATGAATCTCATCTTTCATAGCATTTATTTTTTCTCTTATATAATATGCCTTTTGAGCTTCATTCATTTTATTTCTTACTTTATCTTCTACTTTTTTCTCAATTTCATTAATTTCAATCTCTTTTGATAATATATCAAGAATTAAATATCCTCTTTCTTTTGTATCAAAGCTTTCTAATATTCTTTGTTTTTCTTGATTATCTATATAAAGATTATTAGCTATAATATCTAATGCTCCATTGATATCTTTTGTAGATTTTAAATTGATTAAAAGTTCTGGTAAAACTTTTCCACCTAATTTACTATATCTTTCAAAATATTCTAAAACTTTTCTATACACAGCAGTTGTTTCTTTATTTT includes these proteins:
- a CDS encoding butyryl-CoA:acetate CoA-transferase, which encodes MLPSFENEYKSKLVSAEEAAKVIKSGDFVDYGWCGTTTDAVDRAFAKRIMEVEDVNIFGGVLLKQPEIFKVEGGENHFTWNTWHASGIERRRVGEGKAFYSPIRYSEVPGFYRQGFQKIDVAILQVAPMDKFGYFNFSVSPSHSMAVCETAKVVIVEVNKNLPVCHGGYEHAIHISQVDMIVEGDNPNVSILPGPGEATDVDNAVAKLIVEELQDGCCIQLGIGGMPTAVGSLIAKSDLKDLGVHSEMYVDSFVEMAKAGKITGSKKTIDRYRQTFAFAAGGQDLYDYLNDNPEIMAAPVDYVNDVRVVSQIDNFISINNAVDLDLFGQVNAESSGVKHISGAGGQLDFVMGAYLSKGGKSFICCSSSFKTKDGKLQSRIRPTLTEGTIVTDTRANTHFVVTEYGKANLKGKTTWQRAEALINIAHPEFREELIREAEKMKIWRKSNKK
- a CDS encoding Gfo/Idh/MocA family protein, encoding MVRIGIAGIGSIAEEYIKLIVENKITNCKIAAFSSRNEVHMKNICEKYSLENVTLFTDYEKMLDSGLIDMVMICTPHFLHPNMAIKAVEKNIHPLIEKPIGVYSDEVETLIKLLDKKENIKSGVLYCRRTSKAFNKIKELIENGEVGEIKRVCWIITNLYRTQAYHDSGSWRGSYKGEGGGLLMTQASHQLDLLVWISPNIVKVNGFCYCGKERNIEVENDVIIQLEFENGATGQFIASSREFPGTNRLEISGSKGQIILNNDSELIFKKLEIDEREYSKTTKELFGKIPYTETKLYFDDSDNRIQQAGIVNNFIEALENNKKILCTPKDALKSLYIINGAYLSSWEKKEIEIPLNSQEFRKKLEEHF
- a CDS encoding alpha/beta fold hydrolase, whose product is MLKTKTIVLDNKENIVYREYGTGNEILIFIHGNICSGIFFEPFLNYFNKNKYRILIPDLRGFGESSYLTKINSISDFSDDLNDFFSKLNINNFTLLGWSAGGPICMNYSASYPMKVKSLILINSVGVNGYPMYDENGKKYISVKEISQEKSQVLPVLNAIKNQDKLFIKNLWNNVIYIYKKPNCQQSEIEALASLKQRNLPEVYLALSNFNMTSTLFPNIPSLIIFGDSDSIIKKEDIFLTAKYLNTDYIIKILNCGHSPFLDSPNELFKYIDNFINKF
- a CDS encoding Na/Pi cotransporter family protein encodes the protein MYLEIVMKVVGGLGLFLYGMDNMSSGMQKIAGKKLKKILTVLTTNRFLAVAVGMFVTMLVQSSSVSTVMAIGFVNASLLTLQQALGLILGANIGTTITGWILVLNIGKYGLPMAGAAAIFHMFSKSEKWKTRALTIMGLGLIFFGLELMSNGLKPIRSMPEFVSLFSLFNADSYFGAFKAAIVGALITAIVQSSSATLGITITLAVQGLINYPTAVALVLGENVGTTITAFLASLSANSNAKRAAYAHSIINIVGVCWAITIFPYYLRFLDFLVNPNSNLTLGIATAHTMFNVINVILFTPFIGQLAKFLCKIVKDDGGDVEKKVTQLDKLMLKTPSVVIDQSRQEVLNMHSEINEMLKILTDFFDTNKQRFLSEEKLEKLQVIEERMDLYQKEITDINYLVLTSEINDEMKDDTRKNIEICDEYETISDYGVRIGKVLNRFADSEIKLTENERIRLKTLNKGIVELYNLINEGYISKNKTKFAIANEKANEILKEFRKSRDVHLQNVSKLGISVSQSIGYMDMLNYYRRLRDHMVNIIELYLLDK
- a CDS encoding valine--tRNA ligase, which produces MKELEKIYSPSEIEKKWYKHWEESKYFAATMDEGKESYSIMIPPPNVTGILHMGHILNNSIQDTLIRYKRMSGFNTLWMPGMDHAGIATQNKVEKKLAEEGLKKEDLGREKFIEETWRWKEKHGGIITSQLRKLGASLDWDRERFTMDEGLSKAVRDIFVKLYNDGLIYQGEYMVNWCPRCGTALADDEVEFEDQAGGFWHIKYPIKDTDEYLIVATTRPETMLGDVAIAVHPDDERYKKFVGKKAILPLVGREIEIIADKYVDMEFGTGALKITPAHDPNDFAIGNKFNLPIINVFTNDAKIIEGYGKYSGLDRFEARKVIGEDLKEQGYLVKFEPYSHNVGTCYRCHTAIEPRVSNQWFVKMKPLAEKALEVVRNGEVKIMPKRWEKVYYNWLENIRDWCISRQIWWGHRIPAWYGPDKKIFVAHTEEEAYAQAKEFYGKEVVLEQEKDVLDTWFSSALWPFSTLGWPEKTKELEMFYPTSTLVTGADILFFWVARMIMFGEYTQGDKPFHNVYLHGIVRDEIGRKMSKSLGNSPDPLDLIEKYGADAIRFTMLYNTSQGQDVHFSEKLLEMGRNFANKIWNVSRFVIMNLDGFDVTKVDKSKLKYELVDKWIFSRLNETSRNVAIELDKFQLDEAAKSVYEFLRGDFCDWYVELAKIRLYNSEDEDSKTTAQYVLWTILEAGMRLLHPFMPFLTEEIWQIIKTSGETVMLEKYPVCDDKLVDENVDKAFEYIQEIVSSLRNIRAEAGISPAKFAKVVIKTSNENELNIIKENYKFITKLCNLEEIVYGKDIEKPTQSGFRVAKDSEVYMVLTGLLDIEAEVKKLEAQLEKVSKELEKINAKLSNEKFTSKAPAHILERDRRIQKEYQDKYDKILENIKELKG
- the yihA gene encoding ribosome biogenesis GTP-binding protein YihA/YsxC, whose translation is MIIKQAEFVKSAVYEKDYPEEIGNIEFAFVGRSNVGKSSLINSITGRNKLARTSKTPGRTQLINYFLINRDVFFVDLPGYGFAKVPKAMKAEWGQTMERYLASNRKKLVFVLLDIRRVPSGEDIEMLEWLEHFNIPYKIIFTKMDKVSNNEKFKCLKDIRTKLEFSNEDVFFHSSLKNSGKQEILDFIGEIIEEYNPHTEEETTKE
- the lon gene encoding endopeptidase La — its product is MNNKLPFLPTRDLVIFPGVVTPVYVGRDKSIKTLERVMDNEDSKMLFGMQKDSLVENPELPKDVYDIGVIVNILQTVKMPNNTIKLLVEAENRVTIINPREVDGEYEAEYSIIECVNTENKETTAVYRKVLEYFERYSKLGGKVLPELLINLKSTKDINGALDIIANNLYIDNQEKQRILESFDTKERGYLILDILSKEIEINEIEKKVEDKVRNKMNEAQKAYYIREKINAMKDEIHDYTPEEENSDLKEKIEKAKLPAEVKKKIDEELKKMSKMPAFSAEASVSRNYIDVLLDLPWKKMTKDILDIEKAAEILDRDHYGLKEVKDRILDYLAVKQLNPKMRGTIICLVGPPGVGKTSIAKSIAEAMGRKFVRVSLGGVRDEAEIRGHRRTYIGSMPGRIMKAMKLAGTKNPFILLDELDKMASDFKGDPASAMLEVLDPEQNIHFEDHYVDVPFDLSEVFFLGTANDLRNIPGPLIDRMEIIHLSSYTEYEKLHIAQKYLIKQIQEENGLKDIKISISDKVILKIINEYTREAGVRNLKREINSLYRKIARKVVKEKIDKLTININNLEKYLGKPKFRPEKLKEKEYKVGIVNGLAWTSVGGVTLEVQGVLIPGKGQLSLTGTLGNVMKESGEVAFTYVKSNFKKYNIDEKDFLENKNIHLHFPEGATPKDGPSAGITITTAILSVLTGREIRQDIAMTGEITITGEVLAIGGVKEKVIGAYRAGIREVILPEDNRVDADEIPAEVKKDITIHYAKTYDDVEKLVFKQN